The genomic DNA tctaaataagtgTCAATCATGGTCAATATTGTATATTCTAAGGTGGATGATGCCctgcatgaaaataaaaagcaggGTCAAAGTGGATTAATCCACAAAATCCGTTTTTTCAAAGCAGATACCAAACTTCACTTTACAAACTTCATCTAGTATGTTACCTCGTCCGTGTAGCAACACAAATATTCTCCCCAAGTATTGGTCAATCTTTTAATTCAACCACTATTTCACAGCCAATCAGGGCAGTTTTACGTCGATAGGCGTGTTTTTATTGGTCAAACCCTCGGGTCAGCTGAGTTGAGTAAGGTATAAATATCCCTCAGAAGTTTATCAGCTCAGCTGCAGAGTTTAAGTGTGTCTGAGTACGTGGGTCATTctcggagaaaaaaaactgtgtgtgtgtaaatttaTGAGCAACCGTCTAAAACTAAATTAGTTTGCACAAATTAATATTTAAGGTAAGTTATTTGATATTCCGAACAAATTGCTGTTAGCTAGAACTTAACATCTACAGTACCGTCAGTTAACTCCTGTTTAGTAGGGGGCGGGTAAGTTGTGTTCTTaatggctaacgttaacgttagctacatttgACAGCTTGAGCGTTCACATCATAAGGTACGGTAACTGCCTTAATAAGCCACCTGTCTCTTAATGAGCTAAACACAACCCGCTTCGACTGTTGCCCTGACGCTGCTACGTCATTTTTCAGTCAGCATCACCTTaaaccagaagaaaacagcCTGGAGAACTAAATACTGTCACCATGGTCGCCACAAGCACATTGAAGACGAAAAGCAGCGAATGTATTTCCGAATTGGTTGACCGAAGATATGACCAGGCTTGCATTGAGAAAGGTAAGCGTACTGGCTTTTTCGGTGTGTTTTTGTCAGTATAGATAACCTGCTAGTTGCTGGATACTTCCAGGTGTGTGCTTGTTTATTACTCCTGTGTGGTGCATGGCTGCAGCACTGAAGGGGAGGGGTGCGGGGAGAGGGAAGTCAACAGAGGATGAAGTCATCCCTTCAGCCTGTCTTCACAATAGCAGCCTGTGTATAATAGCCAATctaacaagtgtttttttttttgtttttttgtccagAGCAAAATTATTGTATGATAAAACCTATATTGTGATTGGTATGATTCATATCTTAAGGTTTTGGACAGTTTGTTTGAtgttcatcctttttttttctcatgtgatTGTGTTGACTCATATCCACACACTGCAACCAGATGGGATGCAAAAGCAGATTCCCTCACTTATTCATTCAAACCTTTTATTTAAGCATCGGAAATAACTGAGGTTTCCCTCATTTGCAATGACGTCAAGATACAGAGAAATTCCGGTAAACAATTTAATTATTCATTTGTAGTTTAGGACTggtcaaaactaaataaaaaataaaaaaaaataaaagtgcttTGTGCATGTTTTTCAGGCTGAAATAGCCATTTATTACCCTGCTGAATTGATCCCTAAATGTTCAACTTCCATTGTTTTCCCAGAACTGGATTTCTGGGATCACTGCGTGGCTGGACCCCAAAGGAGTGCAGATGTCACTGAAGACAGAACCTGTCAACAACTGGCCAAGATGTTTGAAAACTGCCTGTCACGAGCTAAGAAGACAACGCTGCACTGCTCCTCTGTGCTGGTACCAGAGAAGCTCACACGGAGAATAGCTCGCGAGGTCCTGCGGCTGGCATCTTGCGAGCCCTGCGGCCTGCGTGGCTGCGTACTCTACATCCACCTGGAGCTGGACAAGGGCTGCAAGCAGCTGGAGCGCATCGCGTACGATGCCACCGTGGTTCCCACATTTGAGCTGACTCTTGTTTTCAAGCAAGATGGCACCGCCTGGCCCAGCCTACGGGACTTCCTTTTTATGGGAACCTGCTTTGCCCCGACTTTTAGGCACGTACTTAAACTGAGTCCAGGTTTCCGGCTTGTCAAGAAAAAACTGTACTCCTCCTCGGCTGGTACCGTGGTAGAGGAGTGCTAAACTATGGGAGGGATTAAAGTGGGATATCAGGTTTCCTGTGGGTAAACGCACTTCTGCCCAAATGTAAGTGACACTCAAGTGGTGTCATTTTCGACCGTGTTTTTGCACAATACAGTTTTGTCAATTCAACCATTAGTAGCCAGTTCAGTTTGGAACTTGGGATGTAAAGTTTAAATTACCCTTATAGTTCTGGGTTTGGCTTCAGTGTTTCTAAGTGCATTTTTTTATCGGCAAAATTGTACGATtctggatgtttttgtttttctaatcGGAGCATTTGTTGCTCAAACACAATTttaaattgtacattttaaagaTGAATGTAAAACCATGTTCACAATCAACATGTTTTGAGAGGGACATACTGTGGGTACACGTTAGTTAAAGACACTAGCCACTTTGTTGATGATCTGTGTTTCCAGATACATTGAATGTGTTCAGCAGCAGTAAACCTACCTGGGCTTGAATAGGAGACTGAATTGTAGTCTTTGGGGGCCATATGTAGCTTGTTGTGTAATGCTGTATTTAGGGCTGTGGATGTTTTAAAGACTGAATGTCTTGGGAAGATGCTGCTGTCATGGTGTGGCTTCTCACACTTGGGGAATTTGGATGCCTTAAATGTCATAGAAATGCACTTTCACTTGGAGCTGTGTTTagtgtaaatgtttttattacacTTTTATACCCTCCCCCAAACGCACCTTTTCAATGCAGAGCCTTTGTAGATTATTAAAAGGATGGTTCactaaaatgtaaaagcttattttttttaaatgtaattttgttaACTCGGACGTGCAAAGAAATGGTACATCTAgtaatttgagtttttttttttttttaaatgcgatCAACTTTTTTTTGAAGGAAACTAGGTCTTGTCTAttagacaataaaaaaaaaaaatattttacatttgttgACTTGATTTAGTGCAAtttgtttaaagtcagaataatTATTTGTTCGGTCACAGAACATTACT from Sander vitreus isolate 19-12246 chromosome 19, sanVit1, whole genome shotgun sequence includes the following:
- the LOC144534479 gene encoding DNA damage-inducible transcript 4-like protein; the protein is MVATSTLKTKSSECISELVDRRYDQACIEKELDFWDHCVAGPQRSADVTEDRTCQQLAKMFENCLSRAKKTTLHCSSVLVPEKLTRRIAREVLRLASCEPCGLRGCVLYIHLELDKGCKQLERIAYDATVVPTFELTLVFKQDGTAWPSLRDFLFMGTCFAPTFRHVLKLSPGFRLVKKKLYSSSAGTVVEEC